TGTACGTGAGGACTTTCTACTATTAGAGTCTGATCTACTCTACGACATAGCGGGTCTGAAAAATCTGCTGGCGGATACGCGCAGTGATGTAATTCTATCGAGCGGTGCTACTCACTCTAATGATGAAGTTTATATAGAGATGGATGAAGAAGGTCACCTCATTGCGATGTCCAAGCAGATCGAACTTTTAGGCCGAGTGGATGCTGAACTTGTAGGGATATCCAAGGTGTCCTTGGATACATATCAGCGAATGTGCCGACTGGTAGAGGCTGAATTTCATAATCACTTGAAATGGGATTATGAACAAGCGTTGGTGGAGGTAGGCAAGAAAAAGCCCATTGCCGTAAAAAAAATCGAAAAATTTACTTGGTGCGAAATTGATACAGAAGAACATTTACAGCGTGCCAAAGAAGTGATCTATCCGAAATTGAAGCAGCCAGCAGCACATTTATCATTACCCATCAAAAGAAATATTCTTCTTAATCCTGGACCAGCAACAACAACCGATACCGTAAAGCTGGCGCAAATTGTGCCGGATATTTGTCCGAGAGAACAGGAATTTGGAGACCTAATGGAATGGATAGCTGAACAGCTTACTGTATTCGTTGCGCCAAAGAGTGAGTATGATACTGTTCTATTTTCAGGGTCGGGCACGGCTGCAGTAGAGTCAGTAATTAGCTCAGTGATCGGGGAAGGCAAATTGCTGATTCTCAGTAATGGAGCTTATGGAGAGCGAATGGCTGAAATTGCACAAGTCTATCATATTGATTACGAAGTTTTGGAGAGTTCATCTGTGCTACCTTTATCCCTGGATGCTGTTGAAGCATCGATTATAAGGAATAAAAATAAGCTTACTCATGTAGCGGTTGTTCATAATGAAACGACTAGCGGTATTTTAAACGACATTGATGCTATCGGAAAGCTGTGCGCTCTGCATGAAGTGGACCTGATTGTCGACGCGATGAGTTCATATGGGGCGATACCAATTAATATGAAAGCTAGTAACCTTTCTTTTCTTATATCAAGTTCAAATAAGAACCTGCAGGGAATGGCGGGGATTAGCTTTATCGTTGCATGTAAAGAAAAACTCCAGAAGATTAAGGAGTATAGCCCAAAATCATATTATCTGGATTTGTACAAGCAATATGAGTATTTCCAGCGTACCCATCAGCTGCGATTTACGCCACCAGTTCAAACGTTTTATGCGTTAGAACAAGCCATCATAGAGACGCAAAATGAGGGAATTGAGCAGCGGTATCGACGCTATACGGAGTCGTGGCAGACCCTGATTAAAGGTCTGGATCACCTTCAGCTTCAATATTTGGTACCAATACAGTATCATTCTAGAATTATTACCTCCATCAAGGAGCCAACATCTAGAAACTACGAATTCGGTGCTATGCACGACTATTTGTACAACAACGGTTTTACGATTTATCCGGGTAAAATCGGTCAAACTGCCTCTTTCAGGGTGGCTAATATAGGGGCAATTACTTACCAAGATATTGAACGTTTCTTGAAGTCCATGGAAGAGTATCTGTCCATGTAATTGACAGATTGTCATATGAAGTGCGACACATGCCGGAAATCAATAAAGAAATGGCCCGTGGTTAGCCTTGTCCATTGAGTTACTGCCGATCGCAGTAAAGAGTTTGCCTGAGTACTTCGGATTAGCTCTTCTTCACAGTTTCATATTGCTGATGATGTAGAGTAGAACTTAGACTCTGTATATCTGGCGTTCCTGAAGAAGATATTACAGCGCTAGCTATTGTAATAGAAGCCATCAAAGATGAAATGCAGCCATAGACTGTACTCATATGGACAGAGAAGTCTCCTGTAATTCCGTGCTTTATAGGGAACTTAAATCAATTTTAGTAGGTTCTCAAACAAAAAACACGCCCACAAGTGGCGTGTTTTTGTAATGATGAGTCTCTCCAACCCAATCCCTCTAAACCCTTACTTCCAAAGCTCGTCCGCAATCTCTTTAATGAAGGCAAGCTTTTTCCATTGCTGTTCTTCCGTCAAAATATTGCCCTCTTCTGTGGAAGCAAAGCCGCATTGCGGGCTGAGGCAGATGTGATTGATATCGACAAATTGAGTTGCTTCCTTGATGCGGTTAATGACGGTCTGCTTGTCTTCCAGCTCTCCCGTTTTGGAGGAAACGAGGCCCAGTACGACCTGCTGATCTCTCAGATGCTTGAGCGGAGTGAAATCGCCTGCACGGTCGGTATCGAATTCGAGATAGTAGCCATCAATGTTGTCGATGCCGAACAGGGTTTCGGCAACAGGCTCGTAGCCGCCTGAGGAAGCCCAGGTGGAATGGTAGTTACCACGGCACACATGAGTCGTAACGACCAAGTCAGCCGGGAGATCGTTCACGGTTTCCTGATTCACGCGGGCGAACAGCTTTTTGGTTTCTTCTATATTCTCACCCGCGTGCTGTCTGGCTTCCCAATAGTTTTTATCGCAGAGCATGCCCCATGTGCAATCATCCAGTTGCAGGCTGCGGCAGCCTTCATTATATAGCGCCTGGATCACGGACTTGTAAGCTTTGGCGATATCCGTTACCAGCTCATCCAGATTGCTGTAGTAAGTATCTGTCGTTTCTTTATTCTCTCCACGCAGCAGCTCGGCCAGAAATTGTGCCGGTGCAGGGATCGTTTGGCGGGCAATGGCATCCTCACCTGCAACTTGCTTCAGAAATTTGAAATCTGCAATAAAAGGGTGACAGGAATGTCCAATTTTACCGGACAGGCGTGCGGTTTCCGCTCTGGTTTCCACGCCTTGAAACTGGTAGCCATTGGAGATCTGTACCTTTTCCACGCCGTCCAGGCCCCACATAAAATCAAGATGCCACCAGGAGCGTCTGAATTCGCCGTCTGTCACGGCTTTCAGCCCTACCGATTTTTGTTTTTCTACCAGCTTGATAATTTCGTTGTCCTCAATCTTTCTCAGCTCATCCGCAGAAATTCCGTTATTTTGAAATTGAATTCTGGCGTCTTTAATCGCTTGCGGGCGCAGAAAACTGCCGACCATATCATGTCTGAAAGGGGTCACTTTACGTTGGGATGCATTGTCAAGGATGCTGCTCATTTGGGTTATCTCCTTTTTACTTCTGTAGTGAAGTTCTTGCAAGAAAGATAACATACATTTTCAGCTATAAGGTAACTCCAATAAACTATAGCTAGTTATAGCCTAAAGCTATACCCCACCTTTTATTCCCCTATGGCCTCATGCAGGGCTTCTACATAAACGGTAGCCAGCTTGGAGAGCGCAACATTTTTATGACAAATCCATCCCACATTAATAGACTCATCGCATTCCAAAGGCACGGAAATAATCTCGTTACCATTCAAATCCGCACTGATGACCCCGGTAGAAATGGTATAGCCGTTCAAGCCAATCAGCAGGTTAAAGAGGGTCGCCCGGTCGTTGACACGGATGCTTTTGGGGTGCGACAACGTGCTGAGAATTTCCTCGGAAAAGTGAAAGGAATTATACTCCCCTTGCTCAAAGGACAAATACGGATAGGGTCGAAGCTGATCGATGGTTACCATGGATTGCCGGGATAACGGATTTTTGCTGCTGATAAAAATATGCGGCTTCGCCGTAAACAGGCTGTTAAATTGCAGGTTCGCATCTTTTAGCAGTTTGTGAATGACCTTGGCGTTAAATTCGTTCAGATATAAGATTCCGATCTCACTGCGCAAGCTTTTGACATCCTGTATGATTTCATGAGTCTTCGTCTCCCGCAAAGCCAGCTCATATTCATCCTGTCCATACTGATTCACCAGGTTAACGAATGCATTTACGGCAAAAGCATAATGCTGTGAGGACACGGCAAAATGCTGTGGTGAAGGCTTGGCATCCAGATAGCGGTTTTCCAGCAGCTCCGCCTGCTCAACCACCTGGCGCGCATATCCGAGGAATTCCACGCCTTCCTTGGACAAAGAAATCCCTTTATTGGTACGCTCAAAAATGGTGATATGAATTTCTTCCTCCAGATCCCGAATCGCGTTCGACAGGCTGGGCTGGGAAATAAACAACCGTTTTGCCGCCTCATTCATGGAGCCACGATTGGCAACCTCGATCACGTATTTTAATTGTTGTAAGGTCAATGCTTGATGTCCTCTCGATTTGTGTTTTCTCTATTATATAATACATAATCATACTTTCGGAAAAGGAATAATGGATGTTTGAATGAACTTTAATTAACGAATTTCGCCATTCGTGGCAATCAGCTTTTGATACCAATAGAAGCTTTGTTTACGAATACGACGCAAATCTTTGAGATCAAACTCTTCCCGATCAACATAGATAAACCCGTAACGCTTACTGGAGCCTTGATGAGTACTGACAAGATCAATCGCAGACCACGGACAGAAACCAAATACTTCTACGCCATCTGTAATAGCCAATTGAATCTGCTCGATATGTTTCTTGAAAAAGTCAATACGATAAGGATCATTTACTACATCGCCTTCTTCAAGCTTGTCAAAAGCCCCCAAGCCATTCTCTGTCACGATTAAAGGCAAATGGTAGCGAGAATAGATTTGGCGTAACGTGGATCTAAAACCGACCGGATCAATCTCCCATCCAAATTCCGTCTTTTGCAGGTTAGGGTTCACGGAACCTCGGTATGCCCCTGGTTCACCCACAATTTCATGCTGATCTCCTGTATGTGAAAAATCATTTCCGTCATCTAAACTTTCTCCTACGGTTTGAGAGGTATAGTAATTAAATGCGATAAAGTCCGGGTTCCCCTTCGCCAAAATTTCCATATCCCCTTCCTCAATGACAGGGTCATATCCTTTCTCGATCAAATAACTCCACGCAATGTGATTGTAGCGGCCAAATACGGCCATATCCAGGTAAAGCCAGTTACGAATGGCAGCATAGTTGTCCGCCGCCAGTGTATCTTCCGGTTTGGAACTAGCCGGATAAATGACCCCGATATTCGGCGCTGGTCCAATTTTCGCGTCAGGCAGCATGTCATGGCACAATACCATGGCTCTAGCTTGCGCTACCAGCATATGATGATTTTGTTGGTACAGTACCTTCTGAGGATTTTCCAGACTTGTATCTAATGTGCCAATAGAACCGGGATGGAGGATCAACATATTCTGCTCATTAATGGTTAGCCAATATTTCACCCTGTCCCCAAAGTTCTCAAACAACGTTTTGGCATACTGCTCGAAGGCATCAATGGTCTCCCTGTTCGACCATCCGCCTCGTTCTTCAAGAGCATAGGGAAGATCAAAATGATACATGGTAACAATCGGTTCAATACCGTATTTAAACAGTTCGTCTATTAAGGATCTGTAGAATGCAATTCCCTTTTGATTAACTTCACCTGCGCCTTGCGGATAAATTCGTGTCCATGCAATCGAGAACCGATACGCCTTAAAGCCCATTTCAGCCATCAAAGCTACGTCTTCTTTGAACATATGGTAATGATCACTTGTTACCTTAAAATCAGTGACCCCTTCCACGTGATTGGCCATGTCAATGACCGATGGGCCTTTTCCATCTTCGTTCCATGCGCCCTCCACTTGATAAGCGGAAGTCGAACCTCCCCAGAAAAAGTTTTCGGGAAATGCTTTCAATTGGTGATGTTTCATAATATAGTCCCTCCAGTTGTCGTTACACAACTAATGTTAACAATACTTCATTTTTCTGAATTTGCTCCTGATCTATCTCAAAAATATCCACTTTATTTTTCGTCAGTGTGACGATGACAGGTGTGACGATTTCGTATCCTGCTTCTATAATCTGCTCCATATCGAATTGGATCAGCAGGTCCCCTTGTTTTACGATATCTCCCTCTTGAACTACCGGATTAAAATACTTGCCTTTCAGGGCTACAGTATTAATTCCAACATGAATCAATATCTCTGTGCCCGCATGGGTAGTCAAGCCTATGGCGTGTCCTGTGGGAAACAGTGAAGTTACAACTCCGTCTATCGGCGCTACGACCTCACCGACAGACGGTTCAATGGCTAAACCTTTTCCCATAGCACCTGTAGAAAATGCAGAATCGTTAACTTGTCTCAGCGGTGCAATCTTGCCTGTGATGGGGCTGTATATGGTTTCTTTCTTGAGGTCAACAGCCTTGCTTGCTGTAACAACTGGCACAGATTCTTCTACTTTTGTGGAGTCAACCGTTTTCGAATTCTCTCTTCTCCCCTTGCTTTCATACCCAAAAGTAAGGGCCAGTACCGTTGCCACCGTAAATGAGCACGCAATTGCAATAACGTAAACCAAGGTTGGCGTATAAACTGGAATAGCAAAAATGTTGTGAAAAACATAAGCTGTCATTTTTACTCCAAAATGTCCATTAATTGCTCCGCCTGCAGCCCCTGCGATAATAACAATCGGTATAGCACGTTTAAAACGAAGCACCAGACCATAGATGATTGGCTCTGTCACACCAGCCAGCAACCCTGTAATACTCGCCGAACCCGCAAGGGTTCTAAGCGTTTTATCTTTTTTCGCCTTCAGGAAAAAACCGAATGCGACACCAATTTGAGCAAATACGGCGGCGGCGGCCATCGCCTCAATCGGATCACCGCCAATGCCGATATTGTGAATCGAGATCGGTGCAAAACCCCAGTGAAGTCCGAAGACGACCATAAACATCATAAAACCGCCAAGAACTATCCCTGACAAAATGCCGCTTACACCAATTAACCATGTCACCCCTGACGAAATCCAATCGCCCACCGTTGTACCGAAGGGTCCGAATGCGATCGCAGATAGCGGAACCATAATCATCAAAGCCAGCATCGGAACTAAAAACAGCTGTAAATCCTTAAAAATAATCTTCTTCAAAAGCTTATCCACAAAGGCATATATGCTAATAGATATGAAGATCGGAAAAACGCTGGACGAATAATTCATCATGACGACCGGTATTCCCAGAAATGATACATCAGAACCTTTGTCCATCAGCCCCGTAAAATTGGGTTCCATCAGGGCTGCACCAATAACACCAGCTACGTAAGGGTTCGCCTTCAGCTTTATACCGAGCGTGATCCCGAGCAAAATCGGCAAGAAGTAAAATACAGCATTCCCCGCAGCGGACAGGATCAGGTAGGTATCACTTGTCGCAGACATCCACCCCAGCAAGGTCAGAACAGTCAGGAGTGCTTTCAGCATACCCGAGCCTGCCATCGCCGAAATCAGCGGGGAGAAACTGCCGGAAATAACTTCAAAGATCGTAGATACAACCGACGTCTTCTTCCCACTTGATTCACTAGTTGCTTGGGTATCCGATCCAAAATCCCTGTTTTTCATGATCTCCGTATATACATAGGCAACGTGACTCCCAATAACCACTTGAAATTGTCCCCCGCTTTCGACAACGGTAATAATGCCTTCATGCTTCTCCAGTTCCTCTCTTTCGGCCTTTCTTGAATCTTTCAGGTCAAATCTGAGACGTGTAGCACAATGGACAAGCCCATTGATATTTTCTTCACCTCCGACAAGACGTACGATATCATCGCTCATTTTCTTATAATCCATGTTCATTCTCCTTTTGGTCAGATTGCCTGAAAACAAAAAAATACCTAAACGAAAGGCCAGTAAGATCAAAGAAAATGATCACTGCCATTCATTTAGGTATCGCCTGCTTAACCAGTAACAATCCTTATATTTAAGTTGTGAGCCTACTATAAATCACTCTGAAATCGTTTGCAAGCGTTTTTTTCTATGAACTAGCCATATCTTTTCTAGTGGTTACACGTTGTATATGAATCGTCAGATACACTTTTTCGTCAATCGACATTGCACTTTCATGCTTCAATTCCAAATACTGATTAATTAAATGAGTACACTGAAAAGCCTGCGCATACTTATCTTTAACCTGCTCATACAAAAAGTTGTCACCCGAAGCCCGTTGATCTTGTTCATTACTCAGCAATCTTTGTGCAAAGTATTGCAAATGAGTAATAAACCGGGAATAGTTACATGAAGTTTCATCCAGCTCCAGCTCATAGTAATCGGTTACGATATTAAAGATATCATCAATGATCTCTGTAATTTCAACCGTTTGTTTCATTCCTTGACCGTCTTGTCTTGCATTTACAAAATGCATGGCAATAAAGCTCGCTTCATGCTCATCCATTTGAATGCCAAATTGAGCATCAATGATATCCAGCGCGCCCATCCCAATCATAAATTCTTTTTTGTAAAATTTTTTAATTTGCCACAAAAGCGAATTTTTAACACCGACTGACTTTCTATAGCGGGATATGGCGAATTGAATATGGTCAATCAGAGAGATATAAATGTTATCACTAAAGATATCTCCCATTTCTTGTTTCGCGTTTCCCACAATTTCATCCGCTACTTTCAAATACGCTACAGATGTTTCTCCAATGAGATCAATTAATTTTTGCGGAATCTTATCTGATTTTAGCACAAAGGTTTTTTCTATTTTTTCCACATCGACTCTCTGACCATTTTTCTTTTTAAAGCCCAGACCATTTCCGATGACAACAAATTCATGGCCTACCTGATTCTCGGCCCGAATGACATTGTTGTTAAATATTTGCCGGATGATCATCTATCTGCTCACCTCGTTAATTAATGAAAAAGTTCATAGTAACAAAAAAAACCCAAATAACGACTAAATAAATTAGTCATTATTTGGGTATCGCCTGCCGACCAGTAACAATCCCGAAGAACACTAGCTCTTCACTCAATTACCTTTATTATACAGCTTTCATGCGAGAATAACAATACAATCATACCAAAAAACCGCTAAACATCTCGATTTACGAGTGTTTAGCGGTTTTGTGTTTAAGATGATTATGAAGATGTCATGCCGGTTATTTCGCTGCGAGCGTTTTTTTCCACAGTCCCAGAATGAACGCGGATATCACGGAGCCAATTGCCACTGCAAGCAAGAACAGCAGGGCATGATTGGCAAGAGCTGCTACAAAGATACCGCCATGCGGAGCTGGAAGATTGATTTGCCAGAACTGCGTCAGACCACCAGCAATCGCTGAACCTACGATACAAGAGGTTAGCACGCGCAGCGGGTCAGCAGCTGCGAACGGAATGGCACCTTCTGTAATAAAGGACAAACCGAGTACATAATTCGTTAAACCGGACTTGCGCTCTTGCTCGGTAAATTTATTTTTGAAGAACGTCGTAGCAAGTGCGATTGCCAGCGGAGGTACCATACCGCCCGCCATAACAGCAGCCATCATAGCCCCGTTTGTGTTGCCACTGGAAGTAAAGACACCGATCGAAAATGCGTAAGCCGCTTTGTTGAAAGGTCCGCCCATGTCAATCGCCATCATTCCACCCAAAATGAGACCCAGAATGACTGCATTACCTGTACCCAAATTGTTCAGAACATTGACAAGCCATGTATTAATTCCGCCAAAAATCGGATCGAACAGATAGAACACAATCGCGCCAGCAATAAGGAGCCCAAATACCGGGTATAACAAGATTGGTTTTAAGCCTTCCAGCGCTTTTGGCAGACCTGCCAAAGCCTTGCGCAGGAAGATAACCACATAACCAGCCAGGAAACCTGCTGCCAGACCGCCAAGGAAGCCTGCATTCGAGTTAACGGCCATCAGACCGCCAACCATACCTGGCATCAGTGCCGGACGATCCCCTATACTCATCGCGATAAACCCGGCCAGTATCGGAATCAGGAAGTGGAACGCACCTGTTCCGCCACCAATCGTTTGCAGCAGCTTGACGATCGGATTTTCTGCTCCCAATACCTGTTCGAACAGGAAGGAAATCGCCAGCAAAATCCCGCCGCCTACAACAAACGGCAGCATATGAGAGATACCGTTCATTAGATCCTTGTAAATTTTACTGCCGACACTGGTCTTTTCTTCTTTCGTTTCCTGTGCGTTCCCCTTGCCTTCACTACGGTAGATTGGAGCATCGCCGTTGAGCGCTTTGCGGATCAGCTCTTCAGGTTTACGAATACCGTCACTTACCGGTCTTTGCAATACAGGCTTACCGTCAAATCTGGCCATTTCAACCTTTTTGTCAGCAGCAACGATTACACCTTTGGCACGACGAATTTCATCCGCTGTCAGTACGTTTTGCGCACCTTCTGAGCCATTCGTTTCTACCCGGATGTTTACACCCATCTCTGTCGCTTTCTTAATGAGAGCGTCTTCAGCCATAAACGTATGCGCAATACCTGTAGGGCAGGCGGTCACTGCAACCACAAACTCGTCTGAATTCGGGTTACCCACGATAACATCCGGCGTTTTCTGTGCTTTGGCAGCCTCTTTCTTCGCCTCTTTTGCTTCTTTAGCTGCTTCTTCTTCCGCTTGCTTGGCATCAAACAGCTCCGACACTTCGTCCGGTGTTTGCGTTTTCATCAACTTGTCGATGAAATCGGTATCAATTAGCAGCCGGGAAAGAGCTGCGAGTGTACGAAGATGTGTATTAGCTGCACCCTCTGGAGCTGCAATCATGAAAAACACTTTTGCAGACTCTCCATCCAGCGATTCGAAATCTACGCCTTTACTGCTCTTGGCGAAAACCACGGTCGCTTCATTCACAGCTTTGGTCTTGGCATGCGGCATCGCAATGCCGCCACCAATGCCTGTGCTCGATTCTGCTTCGCGTTTGTAAATCATTTCCTTGAACAATGCCCGGTCATTTATGCGGCCACTTGCTTCGAGACTGGCGATGAGTTCCTCAATCGCCCCGTCTTTTGTCGTAGCCTGCAAATCCATGATCATCGTTTCTTTAATCATCAGGTCTGTTATTCTCATTTTTCACACTCTCCTAAGTTCGGTCAGCGTGTAGACACACGCATAATAAGCTCATGGTGTAGCGGGATTACCAAGTTGAAATCGTGACTTGCGGCCGTAATTGTTCAATTTTCTCTCTAGTAGCCAGATCATCGGAGAACGCGGTTGCGCTTCCGGATGCCACTCCTGTACGGAATGCCTCGATCGGATCGCCAAACAGAGCCAGCGTACCCACGAATCCAGCAATCATTGAATCACCTGCGCCTACAGAATTTTTAACCGTTCCTGCTGGTACATTTGCGTGATACACTTCATCTGCCGTAATGAACAATGCCCCTTCTCCTGCCATGGAAATCAGTACATTTTTTGCACCTGCTTCCAGCAGCTTACGGCCGTAAGTGACGATCTCCTCCTTTGAATGAATAGTTACGCCAAACAACTCAGCCAGCTCATGGTGATTCGGCTTGACGAGCAGCGGCTTATGAACCAGTGCCTTCATCAGCGCCTCACCTGTGGTGTCGATGACGAATTCAGCCCCGGTTTGCTGGCATACACGAATCAACCGACTATAGAAGTCTCCTCCAAGTGACGGCGGGATACTTCCCGACAAGACGACAATGTCATTTTTCTGGAGACCCGACAGCTTCTGAACCAACGCATTCGCCTCATGCTCATGAATCGCAGGTCCCAAGCCGTTAATTTCCGTTTCATCGCCATGCTTGAGCTTTATGTTGATCCGCGTATCGTCTTCGATGACTACAAAATCAGTTTTAATGGATTCTTCCCGCAATGTATCATCGATAAACCTGCCTGTGAATCCGCCGAGAAAGCCAATCGCCGTGCTGTCTGCTCCCAATTGGTTCAGTATCCGGGATACATTAATTCCCTTGCCACCCGGCAATTTTAAATCTCGTTTCATCCGGTTCAAATCACCAAGCTTCAAGTCGTCAACTTCCACGATATAATCAATAGAAGGGTTCAGTGTTACTGTATATATCATTGTTATCCCTCGATTATCTTAGTTTTCTGAGCAATGGATCGGCGTGAGCGTTCAGGCACCGATTCGGTAATAAGGATAGCTTCCTTGAGTTCAAACAGTTTGGCGAAGGTAACCTCTCCGATTTTACTGGAATCCGCCAACACATAGGTTTTGCCGGACAGCTGGTGGGCTCGCCGCTTAATCAGGGCCTCTTCAGGATCAGGGGTGGTATACCCCATTTCTACATCTACCCCGTTCGTTCCGAGAAAGCACTTGTCGAATCGAAAATTGTCCAAATTCTGCAGGGCAATACTCCCGATTACGGCTTTGGTATGAGTTTTCATCATCCCTCCCAGTAGATAGCTTCTGATCCGCTTGCTTACCAGTGCCTCTACGTGGGATAGCCCATTCGTCACAACCGTCACGTCTTTAGCTTCAATGTAAGGAATCATCGCCATCGTTGTTGTTCCCGCATCCAGATAAATACATTCGCCATCCAAAATTTCTTTGGCTGCCATACGGGCGACTACATTTTTTTGTTGAACGTTTTTGAATGTTTTTTCATCCATGCCAGGTTCCTGGCTTTTTTGATTCAGCAAGGTTGCCCCACCATGAATCCGCTTTAGCAACTGACGGCCTTCAAGATCTATCAAATCACGCCGAATCGTTGACTCAGAAGCTCCCAACAAATCAGCTAATTCCTGCAATTTTACAACACCACATTCTTGTAAGCGCTGTATTATCAACTTGTATCTTTCTTCCGTCAGCATCTTCATTCCTCCAACTGTTCATATCGTACCACAAACTCTACAAAAAACAATCATTTTTATTCATAAAACTTCAAAAAACTTCATTTCAACTTCTTTTTTTTACAAAATGGTGAATTCCTGCTCCTATCATCATGGTTGCGTTTACATTGTAAGGAAAGGATAGCCATTTTTATGTAAATCCATTCTTTTTACATAAGGATTCAGCCATAAACGTTCAGAAACATTCTGAAAATGAACCAGCCCCATTTTACCACGATTTAAAAGCTGTTGTGGATTCCAATGACCAAACCATCCTATCCTTTGCTCCCTACGGTCCTATGTCTATATGTAAAATGGATTCATACGAGTGTTTTTGGATAGTAAAAGACCCTGGCCGTCAGGCCAGAGCCGATTAAATCTCGTCCTATTTGGAATGATCCGTGCATGTGCGGAAGCTTTGGACTACTCAGCACTGATACCGTCCATCCAGTTAAAGAGCTCATCCAAGTCATAGTCTCCTCTGTGTGGCACGCCCCAAGCTAGCGCGAAGTCAACGTTCAGGCGGCTGTTCACCAGATCCGCCGCCAAGATGGTTGGAATGGCCAAGGACGTATCACTGTCCATAGTGCCGAAGCGGATTCGCCAGTTACTAGCATTGGTAGCCCCCTCTTTACCGATGTAGTTCATAGGGTTCATCATCTTTATGATGTCCGCGTCGGCAAGGGTGCCGTTTACTTTGCTATTCGTCACGCCATACTGAGTAAAATGTTGTCCTTTGGTGGTTGCAGTGCCAAAAAGATCGTTCTCACCATTGCTTAGGTCCAATCCATCGAAGGCCGAAGGGGTCTTTATTCTGCCCATGTAGCCCTTATAGAAGTGATGGGTGATTTTAACTCATGACTGATATTCGTAATATAATATCTGCGTACATTTTCCAACAGCTTCATTTCTTTTACATACGATGACAAAAAATAGCCGATCACAATCGTTCCCAATAAAAGAGTGGCTGTAAACACCAAATAAAACCCGTTTAGTACAGCTTGGAATTCACTGCTTGGCTCCAACAAAAATACTACGCCGGTCGCTTTTCCGTTACGGACAATCGAAGTACCAACCACTACAGATTTACTTGGCAAGCCGCTAATATTTTTGAATTCAGCCCATTTTTTTTCGATTAATACTTGTGGGATATACTCCGTAAGCGCATTTTTAAATACTTCTGGATCAATGTCGAACAGAACAGGCCCTTTTTCTTCTTCTGTTTCAATTTCATTGCCATTAAGGTCATAAGCTTTCAAAATAAATGGATCAGCCTTTCTTGA
This DNA window, taken from Paenibacillus kribbensis, encodes the following:
- a CDS encoding DeoR/GlpR family DNA-binding transcription regulator, which translates into the protein MLTEERYKLIIQRLQECGVVKLQELADLLGASESTIRRDLIDLEGRQLLKRIHGGATLLNQKSQEPGMDEKTFKNVQQKNVVARMAAKEILDGECIYLDAGTTTMAMIPYIEAKDVTVVTNGLSHVEALVSKRIRSYLLGGMMKTHTKAVIGSIALQNLDNFRFDKCFLGTNGVDVEMGYTTPDPEEALIKRRAHQLSGKTYVLADSSKIGEVTFAKLFELKEAILITESVPERSRRSIAQKTKIIEG